From the genome of Aeromonas hydrophila subsp. hydrophila ATCC 7966:
CTCCACCATCTTCTTGGCGGCCTTGATGGTGGTCGCCAGACCGCGGGATTCCAGCTTGCCATAGATGAACGGCTTGAACAGCTCCAGCGCCATCTTCTTCGGCAGACCGCACTGATGCAGACGCAGAGTCGGACCTACGGTGATAACGGAACGACCGGAGTAGTCGACACGCTTACCGAGCAGGTTCTGACGGAAACGACCTTGCTTACCCTTGATCATGTCGGCCAAGGATTTCAGCGGGCGCTTGTTGGAGCCGGTGATGGCACGGCCACGACGGCCGTTGTCCAGCAGGGCATCGACGGACTCTTGCAGCATGCGCTTTTCGTTGCGCACGATGATGTCCGGAGCCGCCAGGTCCAGCAGGCGCTTCAAGCGGTTGTTACGGTTGATCACGCGACGGTACAGATCGTTCAGATCGGAGGTCGCGAAACGGCCGCCGTCCAGCGGTACCAGCGGACGCAGGTCCGGCGGCAGCACGGGCAGCACTGTCATGATCATCCACTCCGGCTTGTTGCCGGACTGCAGGAAGGCTTCCATCAGCTTCAGGCGCTTGGTGGTCTTCTTGCGCTTGGTCTCGGAGTTGGTCTGATCCAGCTCTTCGCGCATGGTGCGCACTTCGCCTTCCAGATCGATGGCGCGCAGCAATGCCAGGATTGCTTCGGCACCCATCTTGGCGTCGAATTCGTCGCCCCACTCTTCCAGTGCGTCCAGGTACTGCTCTTCGGACAGCATCTGGCTGCGCTCGAGGTTGGTCATGCCGGGTTCGATCACTACATAGGATTCGAAATACAGCACGCGCTCGATGTCACGCAGGGTCATGTCCAGCAGCAGACCGATACGGGACGGCAGGGACTTCAGGAACCAGATGTGGGCAGTCGGGCTGGCCAGCTCGATGTGGCCCATACGCTCACGACGGACCTTGGTCTGGGTCACTTCTACGCCGCACTTCTCACAGATCACACCACGGTGTTTCAGGCGCTTGTACTTGCCGCACAGACACTCGTAGTCCTTCACCGGTCCGAAGATACGGGCGCAGAACAGACCATCACGTTCCGGCTTGAAAGTCCGGTAGTTGATGGTCTCAGGCTTTTTGACCTCACCGAATGACCAGGAGCGGATCATGTCAGGAGAGGCCAGACCGATCTTGATACTGTCAAACTCTTCGGTCTTGGTCTGAGCCTTCAAAAACTTGAGTAAGTCTTTCACGTGTTTCCCCTGTCAGGAGTCTAACCTCGGCGCCCCTACTGCCGAAACAGCGGGGCGCCCACGTCAATTCTCGAACAATAAGAGCGAGCTCTTACTCTTCGTCCAGCTCGATGTTGATACCCAGAGAGCGGATTTCCTTCAGCAATACGTTGAAGGATTCGGGCATGCCCGGCTCCATACGGTGGTCGCCATCCACGATGTTCTTGTACATCTTGGTACGGCCGTTCACATCGTCAGACTTGACGGTCAGCATCTCCTGCAGGGTATATGCCGCACCGTAAGCCTCCAGGGCCCACACTTCCATCTCACCGAAACGCTGACCACCGAACTGTGCCTTACCACCCAGCGGCTGCTGGGTAACCAGGCTGTAAGAACCGGTAGAACGCGCGTGCATCTTGTCGTCTACCAGGTGGTTCAACTTCAGCATGTACATGTAACCCACGGTGACCTTACGCTCGAAGGCGTTACCGGTACGACCGTCGAACAGGGCGATCTGACCGGATTCCGGCAGGTCGGCCAGCTTCAGCAGGGCCTTGATTTCACGCTCTTTGGCGCCATCAAAGACCGGCGTAGCGACCGGCAGACCCTTGCGCAGGTTACCAACCAGGGTACGTACGTCGTCGTCGGACAGCTCGGCCACGTTCACTTGCTGAGTGTCTTTCTCGCCCAGGTCATAGACCTGTTGCAGGAAGTCACGCATCTCGTGCAGTTCGCGCTGTTCCTTGACCATGCGGTCGATCTTCTCGCCGATACCCTTGGCCGCGAGGCCCAAGTGCACTTCGAGGATCTGACCGATGTTCATACGGGACGGTACGCCCAACGGGTTCAGAACGATGTCGACCGGACGGCCGTACTCGTCATGGGGCATATCCTCGACCGGACAGATCTTGGAGATAACACCCTTGTTACCGTGACGACCCGCCATCTTGTCACCCGGCTGGATGCGACGCTTGACGGCCAGATAGACCTTGACGATCTTCAGTACGCCCGGCGCCAGGTCATCGCCCTGGATGATCTTGCGACGCTTGTTCTCGAATTTCTTGTCGAACTCAGCCTTCAGCTCAACGTGCTGTTCAGCGATCTGTTCCAGCTCGATTTGCTTGGCTTCATCTTCGATGGCCAGTTCAAACCACTTGGAGCGATCGAGCTTGTTCAGACGGTCTTCGCTGTAGCCGGCGGCCAGCAGCAGGTTGCGGGAGCGGCCGAAAATGCCGTCTTCCAGGATCTTGAACTCTTCGGTCAAGTCCTTCTTCGCTTCCTTCAGCTGCATCTCTTCGATTTCTTTGGCGCGCTTGTCTTTTTCCACGCCATCGCGGGTAAAGACCTGCACGTCAACCACAGTACCGTACACACCGTTCGGCACACGCAGGGAAGAGTCCTTCACGTCGGACGCCTTCTCACCGAAGATGGCGCGCAGCAGCTTCTCTTCCGGCGTCAGCTGGGTTTCACCTTTCGGCGTTACCTTACCGACCAGAATGTCGCCGCCCTTCACTTCGGCACCCACGTAGACGATACCGGACTCGTCCAGCTTGGACAGAGCGGCTTCACCCACGTTCGGGATGTCAGCAGTGATCTCTTCCGGACCCAGCTTGGTGTCACGGGAGATACAGGCCAGTTCCTGGATGTGAATGGTGGTCAGGCGATCTTCCTGAACAACACGCTCGTTCACCAGGATCGAGTCTTCGAAGTTGTAACCGTTCCACGGCATGAACGCGACGCGCAGGTTCTGACCCAGCGCCAGTTCACCCAGGTCGGTGGACGGGCCGTCAGCCAGCACGTCGCCCGCCATCACCGGCTCGCCCAACATCACGCACGGACGCTGGTTGATACAGGTGTTCTGGTTGGAACGGGTGTATTTGGTCAGGCTGTAGATGTCGATGCCGGCTTCGCCAGGCAGCAGCTCATCTTCGTTGACCTTGATAACGATACGGGAGGCATCAACGTAGTCGATCATGCCGCCACGCTTGGCCACTACGGTAACACCGGAGTCAACGGCCACAGCGCGTTCCATACCGGTACCAACCAGCGGCTTGTCGGCGCGCAGAGTCGGTACAGCCTGACGTTGCATGTTTGAACCCATCAATGCGCGGTTCGCGTCATCGTGTTCCAGGAACGGGATCAGGGCCGCTGCCACAGATACGATCTGCTGCGGGCTCACGTCCATATACTGGATCTGGTCGGCGTTCATAAAGGTGGATTCACCTTTGTGACGGCACGGGATCAATTCATCTTTCAGACGGCCATCTTCGGTGGTCGCGGCGTTAGCCTGTGCGATCACGTACTTGCCTTCTTCAATAGCAGACAGATAGTCCACTTCGTCGGTGATCACACCGTCAATGACCTTGCGGTACGGAGTCTCGAGGAAACCGTACTCGTTGGTACGAGAGTACACGGACAGAGAGTTGATCAGACCGATGTTCGGACCTTCAGGCGTTTCGATGGGGCACAGACGACCGTAGTGGGTCGGGTGTACGTCTCGAACTTCAAAGCCGGCACGCTCACGAGTCAAACCACCCGGGCCCAGCGCGGAGATACGGCGCTTGTGGGTCACTTCGGACAGCGGGTTGTTCTGGTCCATGAACTGGGACAGTTGGCTGGAACCAAAGAACTCTTTGACTGCGGCGGAGATCGGCTTGGCGTTGATCAGATCCTGCGGCATCAGGGTGTCCAGGTCGCCCAGGGAGAGACGCTCCTTGACCGCACGCTCGACACGCACCAGACCGACGCGGAACTGGTTTTCAGCCATTTCACCGACAGAACGGATACGACGGTTGCCCAGGTGGTCGATATCGTCCACTTCGTCGTTACCGTTACGGATGTCGATCAGGCGCTTCATCACATCGACGATGTCGTCTTTGGTCAGAGTACCCACGCCGGTCTCGTCTTCACGAGCCAGACGGCGGTTGAACTTCATCCGACCTACGGTAGACAGGTCGTAACGCTCGGAAGAGAAGAACAGGTTCTCGAACAGCTGTTCTGCGGCTTCGCGAGTCGGCGGCTCACCCGGACGCATCATGCGATAGATTTCGACCAGCGCTTCCAGGCGGCTGGAGCTGGAGTCGATACGCAGGGTCTCGGACATGTAGGCACCGTGATCCAGTTCGTTGGTGAACAGAACCTCGAAGTGCTTGAAGCCGGCTTGGGAGAGGTTGGCTACCGCTTCCAGGCTCAGCGCCTGGTTGGCAGTCACTACCATCTCGCCAGTTTGCGGATGTGCGTAGTCCTTGGCAGCAACTTTGCCAACAACATACTCAACCGGTACCTCAATCTGGGTAACGGAATCTTTTTCCAACTGACGGATGTGACGCGCAGTCACTCGACGACCGGTCTCAACCACCACGGCGCCATTGGCCACGATGTCAAAGGTCGCAGTTTCACCACGCAGGCGCTCCGGCACCAGATCCATCATCAACTTGCCATCTTTGACTTCGAAACCGATGGTTTCGAAGAAGGTGGCCAGAATCTGTTCGGAACTGAAATCCAGGGCACGCAGAATAATGGATGCCGGCAGTTTACGACGACGGTCGATACGGACAAACAGGTTGTCTTTCGCATCGAACTCGAAGTCCAGCCAGGAGCCACGGTAGGGAATAACGCGCGCGTTATACAGCACCTTACCGGATGAATGTGTTTTGCCTTTATCGTGGTCGAAGAAGACGCCCGGGCTACGATGCAGCTGGGAGACGATTACCCGCTCGGTACCATTGATAACAAAGGTGCCGTTCTCGGTCATGAGCGGAATTTCGCCCATGTATACTTCTTGTTCCTTGATGTCTTTGACGGTGCCGGCAGCTGCTTCACGGTCGTACAGAACCATACGAAGCTTGACACGCAGCGGCGCGGAGTAGGTCACTCCACGGATCTGGCATTCTTTTACGTCAAATACCGGCTCACCCAGGCGATAGCTGACATACTGAAGCTCAGCACTACCGGAGTAACTGGTGATCGGGAAAACGCTACGGAAAGCGGCCTCTAGGCCATATTCACCTTCCGGGTCAGCCTCGATGAACTGCTTGAAGGAGTCCAGCTGAATGGACAACAGATAAGGCGTGTCCAGTACCTGGTCTCGCTTACCGAAGTCCTTACGAATGCGTTTTTTTTCGGTATAAGAGTAAACCATAGGGTTCCTCAGCTCGCTGATAAGTGACCCACTCTGTCCCACGGGACAGCTCTGTCTCAACACCGTTTTGTGTTGGCCCGGACGAATGAAAACAGTCCGGATTGCTGGTGCACCGAGAGTCGTAAACGGTGTGAAATGCTCTCAGTCTACAGCGCAAAAAGGCTGGTGAACAAAAATTCACCAGCCCTAGCCTGTTTTATCAGGCTAATCTACATAAATGCAGATTATTTGATCTCAACAGAAGCACCGGCAGCTTCCAGCTCTTTCTTCAGAGCTTCAGCTTCGTCTTTGGAGACGGCTTCTTTCAGGTTAGCCGGAGCAGCTTCTACCAGGTCTTTGGCTTCTTTCAGGCCCAGACCGGTGGCGCCACGAACGGCTTTGATGACGGCAACTTTGTTGGCACCGGCAGCAGTCAGAACTACGTCGAACTCGGTCTTCTCTTCTACTGCTTCAGCAGCAGCCGGGCCGGCCATTACGGCAGCAGCGGCAGAAACACCGAACTTCTCTTCCATAGCTTCGATCAGCTCAACAACTTCCATTACGGACATGGAAGCAACGGCTTCGATGATTTGGTCTTTAGTGATAGACATGACAAAAATTCCTGATGTTGAATAAACTCAAACAGCCTAGATAGGCGAGAATCAAGCAGCAGCTTGTTTCTGGTCGCGAACAGCAGCGATAGTACGAACCAGCTTGCCAGCAGAGGCTTCCTTCATGGTAGCCATCAACTTCGCAATTGCTTCTTCGTAAGTCGGCAGCGTGGCCAGACGATCAATTTGTGCTGCGGCGATAAACTCACCGTTAAAAGCGCCAGCCTTGATTTCGAACTTTTGGTTCGCTTTGGCAAACTCTTTGAACAGACGAGCGGCAGCGCCCGGGTGTTCGTTAGAGAAAGCAATCAAGGTCGGACCGGTAAATGCGTTGTTCAGGCACTCGTATTCGGTACCTTCTACCGCGCGACGCAGCAGGGTGTTACGCACAACGCGCATGTACACACCGGCTTCACGAGCGGTTTTACGCAGGACGGTCATCTTGTCTACAGTCACGCCGCGAGAATCGGCAATCACTGCAGAAAGAGCGCCTTTGGCAGCTTCGTTGACTTCAGCAACAATTGCCTTTTTGTCTTCGAGTCCCAATGCCATTGGCTTAACTCCTGGATTGAATCCGGGTCAAATGACCCAGTACTGACACATCCCCCCTACCTTTACAACAGAGGGGAACGATGCGGTAGCAGGATTCCAGAAGAGAAAGAATCTTTCTCGCTGGGTTTCCGGCACCGTCTACGCAGGAAGTATTAAGGCCTTACAGCCTCCTGCGGTCTTGGACGGAGGTCGAAGCCCCCAACCAATCAAGGCGCAAAATTATAGATTAAATTTTGCGCCTTGTAAAATCCATCAATTAGGCCTGAGCTTCCAGAGAAGCTTGGTCTACGGCAACACCGGCACCCATGGTGGTGGAGATGCTGACTTTCTTGATGAATACACCCTTGGCGGAAGACGGCTTGGCCTTTTTCAGGGCAACCAGCAGAGCTTCCAAGTTTTCTTTCAGCTGAACTTCATTGAAAGAAACCTTGCCCAGGGTGGTGTGAATGATACCGTTCTTGTCATTACGGTAACGAACCTGACCAGCCTTGGCGTTCTTGACGGCTTCGGCAACGTTAGGAGTTACAGTACCAACTTTCGGGTTCGGCATCAGACCGCGCGGGCCCAGGATTTGACCCAGCTGACCAACAACGCGCATGGCATCCGGGGATGCGATAACTACGTCGAAGTTCATCTCGCCTTTCTTGACCAGATCGGCCAGATCGTCCATACCAACCAGTTCAGCACCGGCAGCTTTGGCAGCTTCGGCGTTGGCACCTTGGGTGAATACGGCTACGCGCACTTCGCGACCGGTACCGTGCGGCAGTACAGTTGCACCACGTACGTTTTGGTCGGATTTACGAGCATCGATACCCAGGTTAACGGCAACGTCAACGCTTTCAACGAACTTGGCAGTAGCCAGTTCTTTCAGCAGGGCAATGGCTTCGTTGATGGAGTACTCTTTGGTACCGTCAACTTTTTCGCGAATAACGCGCATACGCTTGGAAAGTTTTGCCATTGTCTTAATCCTCCACTACCAGGCCCATGGAACGAGCGGAGCCGGCGATGCAACGTACTTTTGCATCCAGATCGGCACCGGTCATATCCGGCTCTTTGGTCTTGGCGATTTCTTGCAGCTGAGCCACAGTCACCTTACCAACCTTGTCTTTGTTCGGCTTGGCAGAACCAGACTGGATACCAGCAGCTTTCTTCAGCAGGAAGGCAGCGGGCGGAGTCTTGGTTTCGAAGGTGAAGGAACGGTCGCTGTAAACGGTGATCACGACCGGAGTCGGTGAGCCTTTTTCCAGCTTTTCTGTACGGGCGTTGAATGCCTTACAGAATTCCATGATGTTCACACCGTGCTGACCCAGAGCAGGACCAACGGGAGGGCTGGGGTTAGCACTGCCAGCCTTAACTTGCAGCTTGATATAAGCTGTGACTTTCTTAGCCATTACAAAAATACCTCAGAAATGGGTTCTAACGCCTCGGAGACATGCTCCTGCAAACGGCTCCCCAACTAATAAAGGGGCAGCGAATTATAATGACATTCGCTGCCCCTGACAACCGTTAACGAACAGAGTTTAATCAGCCCTTTTCGACCTGACCAAAATCCAGCTCTACCGGTGTAGAACGACCGAAGATCAAAACGGAGACCTTCACGCGGCTCTTTTCGTAGTCCACCTCTTCAACGGTACCGTTGAAGTCAGCGAACGGACCATCGGCAACCCGCACCATTTCACCCGGTTCAAACAGGGTTTTCGGACGCGGCTTGTCGTGGGCATCTTGCAGACGATTGAGGATGGCATCCGCTTCTTTATCAGAGATAGGAGCAGGACGATCAGAGGTGCCACCAATGAAGCCCATGACGCGCGGTACGTTGCGTACCAGGTGCCACGTGGTCTCATCCATGATCATCTGAACCAGGACGTAACCCGGGAAAAACTTGCGCTCACTCTTGCGCTTCTGGCCAGCGCGCATCTCGACCACTTCTTCGGTCGGGACCAGCACTTCACCGAACATGTCTTCCATGCCATGCATCTTGATATGTTCACGCAGGGATTTAGCAACACGGCCTTCATAGCCGGAAAACGCCTGCACCACATACCATCTCATACGTTGTTCACGTTGTTCAGTCATGGCTTATCCTTACACACCGGTAATCAGGTTGACCAACCAGACCAAGGCACCGTCCAGAATGAACAGCAACAGCCCCATCACGGCAGTCACCGCCAGCACAATCAGGGTTGTCTGAATGGCTTCCTGGCGGGTCGGCCATACGACCTTGCGGACTTCCAGGCGAGACTCACGGGCAAATGCCAGTGTCGCCTTTCCCTTGGTGGTTTGCAGGGCTACTGCACCGGCAGCAGCAATGACAACGACCACACCCAGGGCGCGGACGGCAGCGACGACATCGTTGAGCAGGTAATTACCCACTACAGCGGCCGCCAGGATAATGAAAACCAGGCCCCAA
Proteins encoded in this window:
- the rplL gene encoding 50S ribosomal protein L7/L12, which gives rise to MSITKDQIIEAVASMSVMEVVELIEAMEEKFGVSAAAAVMAGPAAAEAVEEKTEFDVVLTAAGANKVAVIKAVRGATGLGLKEAKDLVEAAPANLKEAVSKDEAEALKKELEAAGASVEIK
- the nusG gene encoding transcription termination/antitermination protein NusG yields the protein MTEQREQRMRWYVVQAFSGYEGRVAKSLREHIKMHGMEDMFGEVLVPTEEVVEMRAGQKRKSERKFFPGYVLVQMIMDETTWHLVRNVPRVMGFIGGTSDRPAPISDKEADAILNRLQDAHDKPRPKTLFEPGEMVRVADGPFADFNGTVEEVDYEKSRVKVSVLIFGRSTPVELDFGQVEKG
- the rplJ gene encoding 50S ribosomal protein L10 → MALGLEDKKAIVAEVNEAAKGALSAVIADSRGVTVDKMTVLRKTAREAGVYMRVVRNTLLRRAVEGTEYECLNNAFTGPTLIAFSNEHPGAAARLFKEFAKANQKFEIKAGAFNGEFIAAAQIDRLATLPTYEEAIAKLMATMKEASAGKLVRTIAAVRDQKQAAA
- the secE gene encoding preprotein translocase subunit SecE; this encodes MSVSSESQGGSKDTLLWGLVFIILAAAVVGNYLLNDVVAAVRALGVVVVIAAAGAVALQTTKGKATLAFARESRLEVRKVVWPTRQEAIQTTLIVLAVTAVMGLLLFILDGALVWLVNLITGV
- the rplA gene encoding 50S ribosomal protein L1, translated to MAKLSKRMRVIREKVDGTKEYSINEAIALLKELATAKFVESVDVAVNLGIDARKSDQNVRGATVLPHGTGREVRVAVFTQGANAEAAKAAGAELVGMDDLADLVKKGEMNFDVVIASPDAMRVVGQLGQILGPRGLMPNPKVGTVTPNVAEAVKNAKAGQVRYRNDKNGIIHTTLGKVSFNEVQLKENLEALLVALKKAKPSSAKGVFIKKVSISTTMGAGVAVDQASLEAQA
- the rplK gene encoding 50S ribosomal protein L11, with translation MAKKVTAYIKLQVKAGSANPSPPVGPALGQHGVNIMEFCKAFNARTEKLEKGSPTPVVITVYSDRSFTFETKTPPAAFLLKKAAGIQSGSAKPNKDKVGKVTVAQLQEIAKTKEPDMTGADLDAKVRCIAGSARSMGLVVED
- the rpoB gene encoding DNA-directed RNA polymerase subunit beta, with translation MVYSYTEKKRIRKDFGKRDQVLDTPYLLSIQLDSFKQFIEADPEGEYGLEAAFRSVFPITSYSGSAELQYVSYRLGEPVFDVKECQIRGVTYSAPLRVKLRMVLYDREAAAGTVKDIKEQEVYMGEIPLMTENGTFVINGTERVIVSQLHRSPGVFFDHDKGKTHSSGKVLYNARVIPYRGSWLDFEFDAKDNLFVRIDRRRKLPASIILRALDFSSEQILATFFETIGFEVKDGKLMMDLVPERLRGETATFDIVANGAVVVETGRRVTARHIRQLEKDSVTQIEVPVEYVVGKVAAKDYAHPQTGEMVVTANQALSLEAVANLSQAGFKHFEVLFTNELDHGAYMSETLRIDSSSSRLEALVEIYRMMRPGEPPTREAAEQLFENLFFSSERYDLSTVGRMKFNRRLAREDETGVGTLTKDDIVDVMKRLIDIRNGNDEVDDIDHLGNRRIRSVGEMAENQFRVGLVRVERAVKERLSLGDLDTLMPQDLINAKPISAAVKEFFGSSQLSQFMDQNNPLSEVTHKRRISALGPGGLTRERAGFEVRDVHPTHYGRLCPIETPEGPNIGLINSLSVYSRTNEYGFLETPYRKVIDGVITDEVDYLSAIEEGKYVIAQANAATTEDGRLKDELIPCRHKGESTFMNADQIQYMDVSPQQIVSVAAALIPFLEHDDANRALMGSNMQRQAVPTLRADKPLVGTGMERAVAVDSGVTVVAKRGGMIDYVDASRIVIKVNEDELLPGEAGIDIYSLTKYTRSNQNTCINQRPCVMLGEPVMAGDVLADGPSTDLGELALGQNLRVAFMPWNGYNFEDSILVNERVVQEDRLTTIHIQELACISRDTKLGPEEITADIPNVGEAALSKLDESGIVYVGAEVKGGDILVGKVTPKGETQLTPEEKLLRAIFGEKASDVKDSSLRVPNGVYGTVVDVQVFTRDGVEKDKRAKEIEEMQLKEAKKDLTEEFKILEDGIFGRSRNLLLAAGYSEDRLNKLDRSKWFELAIEDEAKQIELEQIAEQHVELKAEFDKKFENKRRKIIQGDDLAPGVLKIVKVYLAVKRRIQPGDKMAGRHGNKGVISKICPVEDMPHDEYGRPVDIVLNPLGVPSRMNIGQILEVHLGLAAKGIGEKIDRMVKEQRELHEMRDFLQQVYDLGEKDTQQVNVAELSDDDVRTLVGNLRKGLPVATPVFDGAKEREIKALLKLADLPESGQIALFDGRTGNAFERKVTVGYMYMLKLNHLVDDKMHARSTGSYSLVTQQPLGGKAQFGGQRFGEMEVWALEAYGAAYTLQEMLTVKSDDVNGRTKMYKNIVDGDHRMEPGMPESFNVLLKEIRSLGINIELDEE